A section of the Citrus sinensis cultivar Valencia sweet orange chromosome 8, DVS_A1.0, whole genome shotgun sequence genome encodes:
- the LOC127899359 gene encoding uncharacterized protein LOC127899359, translating to MPNYVKFLKDILARKRRLGEFENVALTQECSYMLQNKIPQKLKDPRSFTIPCFIGIRYNGRALCDLRASINLMPLSVFKQLGVGEYRPTIVTLQLVDRSHAYPEEKIEDVLVKANKFIFPVDFIVLDFETDKDVPIILGRPFLAIEKTLTDVQK from the coding sequence ATGCCCAATTATGTGAAATTCTTGAAGGATATTTTGGCAAGAAAGAGAAGgcttggagaatttgaaaatgttgCTTTAACACAAGAATGCAGCTATATGCTTCAGAATAAGATTcctcaaaaattgaaagatccAAGAAGCTTCACAATACCATGTTTTATTGGAATTAGGTACAATGGTAGAGCACTTTGTGACTTAAGAGCAAGTATTAATCTCATGCCCTTATCTGTATTTAAGCAATTGGGAGTTGGTGAATACAGACCAACAATAGTCACTTTACAACTTGTTGACAGATCTCATGCATACCCTGAGGAAAAGATTGAAGATGTCTTAGTAAAGGcaaacaaattcatttttccagtggattttattgtattagattttgaaacaGACAAGGATGTACCAATTATACTTGGTAGACCTTTCCTAGCAATAGAGAAGACATTAACTGATGTGCAGAAATGA